A stretch of DNA from Candidatus Omnitrophota bacterium:
CATACCTCAAAAAGCCTTTTGGTATTAGCGCTATCTTTCCCTCCGACCGTCAACATCACATCGACCCTTCTGGCCAACCGTCTTGCTGCCCCCTGCCTCTCTTCAGCATCCTTGCATATGGTGTTGAATATCCTGATCTCTTTGGGCCTCTTCTCTATTATCGTTTTGACAACATCCAGGAAATTGTCCGTCGATTGCGTCGTTTGGGATATTATGCTTACTCTGTCGCTGTGCCGCACTCTTAAGCGGGCAGCCTCCTTCTTGCCCTTGACCACCGATACGCCGTGTTTTACAAAATCTACCAGCGCCTTAACTTCCGGGTGGTTCACATCCCCTACTATCACCACCGCGTATCCTTCGTCGCTCAGGCGCTTGGCTATCCTCTGGGCGTTCAGGACAAACGGGCAGGTCGTATCTATCAGCCTCAGCCCCTGTTTCGATATGCGTGCGGCTATCTTAGGGCTTATCCCGTGGGACGATATCACGATCGTCCCTTCCTTAATACCGCGTATATCTTTTACGACCTTTAACCCTTTACTTGACAGATCGTCTACTACCTGCGCGTTATGTATTATCGATCCGAGAGAATATATAGGCCCCCTTTTTTTCAGGGCGGCCTGAGCCATCTCTATCGCCCTTTTAACTCCAAAACAGAACCCTATCTTCTCGGCCAAGACTATTTTCACCCAGCCCTTTCTTCCTAATTTAGCGCTACTCATAGAAAGGACTGGGTTCATACTTATCTTTTAAATTGGCTATCCTCAGCATTATCTCGTCGCTGATCTTCTGGTACGATTCCTTATCCCTTTTTCCGTAATAACTCTTATCAAATATTATCGGTTCCCCGATGAATACGGCCACAGGGTGACGTCTTAGAGTATTCAATCCTCTCGGCAGCGCGTCGAACGAACCGGCTACATAAGCCGGCACTACAGGCACATTCGCTTTCGTTATGATGAAACCGACGCCCGGTTTGGCGTCCTTCAATTCCCTATCCTTTGCCCTGGTCCCTTCCGGGAAGATCACGAGCGGCTTACCGCTTGCCAGTACCTCAAAAGACTTCTTGAGGGCGCCCAGATCTCCGCCATGCCTCTTCACCGGGAACGCATGGACTTTTCGCATTGTCCAGGCAAAACACGGTTTCTTAAAAAGGTTATCCCTGGCCATAAAGTTCAGGCTTCGGTATACGGAGGTGCCGAGTAATATAGGGTCGAAATAGCTCACGTGATTGGAGACCATGATGAACGCGCCCTTTTCAGGGACATTTTCGCGTCCTACGACCCTGAGGCCCAGATACAACTTAAAAAACACCAGAAAAAGAGCCCAACCCAAAAAGTACATCATTTTTTTTCAGAGATATGTGAGAATAACTTTTCGACGACTTCATCGATCGAAAGACTGGTCGTGTCAACTACCACAGAATCCTTCGCTTTCTTTAAAGCCCCCACGGCGCGTTTCATATCAGATTCATCGCGCTCTATTACGTCTTTCAGTATCTCTTCCAGCTTGACTTTCCGGCCGGAGCCCAGAAGTTCTTTATACCTGCGCTTCGCTCTCTCTCCGGGATCCGCGTCAAGATAGAATTTGTAATCCGCGTCAGGGAATACTACGGTGCCTATATCCCGGCCTTCAAGCACAGCGCCCTGCCTCTCGCCTATGGAGCGCTGCAGTTTTACCATCTCATGCCTGACGCCCGGGACGCGCGCTATGAACCTTACCTTACTCGTAAGTTCGGGTGTCCTTATGGCCAGGCTCACATCCTTACCGTCGAGAAAGACCTTCTTCGATCCGTTTTCGTCTTTCAGGTCTATCGCCGTAAAGCGCGCCATAGCTGTCAAAGAATCACCGTCATCCAGATCCATGCCGCCATTTATCGCTTTTAACGTCAGCGCCCTGTACATGGCGCCGGTATCTATATATAGAAGCTCCAGCTTCTCGGCCAATCTTTTCGATACTGTGCTCTTGCCGCTGCCTGCCGGCCCGTCTATAGCTATTATCAGGCTTTTACCGCTTCTTTCCATATATAACGAATTTATCCCGCTTCGCT
This window harbors:
- a CDS encoding lysophospholipid acyltransferase family protein; translation: MFFKLYLGLRVVGRENVPEKGAFIMVSNHVSYFDPILLGTSVYRSLNFMARDNLFKKPCFAWTMRKVHAFPVKRHGGDLGALKKSFEVLASGKPLVIFPEGTRAKDRELKDAKPGVGFIITKANVPVVPAYVAGSFDALPRGLNTLRRHPVAVFIGEPIIFDKSYYGKRDKESYQKISDEIMLRIANLKDKYEPSPFYE
- the cmk gene encoding (d)CMP kinase; amino-acid sequence: MERSGKSLIIAIDGPAGSGKSTVSKRLAEKLELLYIDTGAMYRALTLKAINGGMDLDDGDSLTAMARFTAIDLKDENGSKKVFLDGKDVSLAIRTPELTSKVRFIARVPGVRHEMVKLQRSIGERQGAVLEGRDIGTVVFPDADYKFYLDADPGERAKRRYKELLGSGRKVKLEEILKDVIERDESDMKRAVGALKKAKDSVVVDTTSLSIDEVVEKLFSHISEKK
- a CDS encoding 4-hydroxy-3-methylbut-2-enyl diphosphate reductase, whose product is MKIVLAEKIGFCFGVKRAIEMAQAALKKRGPIYSLGSIIHNAQVVDDLSSKGLKVVKDIRGIKEGTIVISSHGISPKIAARISKQGLRLIDTTCPFVLNAQRIAKRLSDEGYAVVIVGDVNHPEVKALVDFVKHGVSVVKGKKEAARLRVRHSDRVSIISQTTQSTDNFLDVVKTIIEKRPKEIRIFNTICKDAEERQGAARRLARRVDVMLTVGGKDSANTKRLFEVCKEVLKRSFLVESKNELRGKKFMPGYTIGITSGASTPEWVVRQVVSKIKLKGKSKKAKV